A stretch of the Malus sylvestris chromosome 10, drMalSylv7.2, whole genome shotgun sequence genome encodes the following:
- the LOC126587380 gene encoding receptor-like serine/threonine-protein kinase ALE2 isoform X2, which yields MRTPILLLLFVLLLIFCCLGGFSLNIYLFPSQLPDQPLSMKNFSVERVVLPFAARSTLMVLPFASSKRSKAWAVKPFTGILAPAPSPIHLGPSSPHPPQHGHYRHHHVRVKPRAVAPAPSNDPGCDQICVEPLTTSPFGSPCGCVFPMKVKLLLDIAPYAIFPVMSELEIEIAEGTYLTQSQVKIMGASADSQNQGRTVVDINLVPLGEKFDNTTAILTYDRFQHKKVPLNLTLFGNYEVVYISYPGLPPSPPYEIYNGHDPAGIAGGLPFTADFGGKNQRMNIRTIVIIALSAFVVLVVLLAAICIFVKGGRVGRPSSAVSPVFTPSVHKRSGIGSILSSSIASSTSVSLMSTMATSILSVKTFPLAELEKATNKFSSQRVLGEGGFGRVYHGIMEDGTEVAVKVLTRDNQNQNGDREFIAEVEMLSRLHHRNLVKLIGICIEGQTRSLVCEIVRNGSVESHLHGIDKINGPLDWDARMKIALGAARGLAYLHEDSNPRVIHRDFKASNVLLEADFTPKVSDFGLAREATEGSHHISTRVMGTFGYVAPEYAMTGHLLVKSDVYSYGVVLLELLSGRKPVDMPHSPGQENLVTWARPLLTSREGLQQLVDPTLAGTHDFDDMAKVAAIASMCVHPEVTHRPFMGEVVQALKLIYNDNDETGGDCYSQKESSVQDSDFKGDLAPSDSSWWNAGGLTPRMNYGHASSFITMEYSSGPLEDMENRPFSTSSLVGDEILLPIRHGNRSGPLRTVRSKPAFYRVRGSRSEHGGLLSKKRAWNDGFWV from the exons ATGCGAACTCCGATTCTGCTTCTGCTGTTTGTTCTCCTCTTGATTTTCTGCTGCTTAG GGGGTTTTTCTCTAAATATTTACTTGTTTCCTTCTCAATTGCCAGACCAACCGTTGTCTATGAAAAATTTCTCAGTCGAACGCG TTGTCCTACCATTTGCAGCAAGGTCAACGTTGATGGTTCTTCCATTTGCTTCATCAAAGCGATCCAAAGCATGGGCGGTCAAGCCTTTTACGGGAATCCTTGCACCTGCACCTTCTCCAATTCATCTAG GTCCTAGCAGTCCTCACCCACCACAGCACGGCCATTATCGTCATCATCATGTGAGAGTGAAACCCCGTGCTGTTGCTCCAGCTCCATCAAATGACCCAG GTTGTGACCAAATTTGTGTAGAGCCACTTACCACATCTCCATTTGGTTCACCTTGTGGTTGTGTGTTTCCCATGAAAGTCAAACTTTTACTGGACATAGCTCCTTATGCTATTTTTCCAGTAATGAGTGAGCTAGAGATTGAGATTGCTGAAGGCACGTATCTGACACAAAGTCAAGTGAAAATAATGGGTGCAAGTGCTGATAGTCAAAATCAAGGAAGAACAGTGGTGGATATTAACTTGGTTCCACTAGGGGAGAAGTTTGATAATACCACTGCGATACTGACATATGATAGATTTCAGCATAAGAAAGTGCCTCTGAATTTGACACTTTTTGGAAACTATGAAGTGGTATACATTAGTTATCCAG GGCTACCTCCTTCACCGCCATATGAGATTTACAATGGGCATGATCCAGCTGGAATTGCTGGAGGTCTCCCTTTCACCGCGGATTTTGGCGGCAAGAACCAGAGGATGAATATTAGAACGATTGTGATTATTGCTCTGTCTGCATTTGTAGTCCTGGTGGTTCTCCTTGCGGCTATCTGTATCTTTGTGAAGGGGGGGAGAGTTGGAAGACCATCTAGCGCAGTCAGTCCTGTATTCACACCTTCTGTTCACAAAAGATCTG GTATCGGGTCTATCTTATCAAGTAGCATTGCAAGCTCCACTTCAGTGTCCCTAATGTCCACCATGGCTACCAGTATTCTCTCTGTCAAAACATTTCCACTAGCTGAGCTTGAGAAAGCAACAAATAAGTTCAGTTCCCAAAGGGTTTTGGGAGAAGGGGGATTTGGACGTGTTTACCATGGAATTATGGAAGATGGGACTGAAGTTGCAGTCAAAGTGCTTACAAGGGATAATCAGAATCAGAATGGAGACCGTGAATTTATTGCAGAAGTTGAGATGCTAAGCCGTTTGCATCACCGTAATCTTGTGAAGTTGATAGGCATTTGTATTGAAGGGCAGACACGCAGTTTGGTATGTGAGATTGTTCGCAATGGAAGTGTTGAATCTCACTTGCACG GCATTGACAAGATAAATGGGCCTCTTGACTGGGATGCAAGGATGAAGATTGCCCTTGGGGCAGCAAGAGGATTAGCCTATCTTCACGAAGATTCTAATCCTCGTGTTATTCACCGAGATTTTAAGGCTAGTAACGTTTTGCTGGAAGCTGACTTCACACCCAAGGTTTCAGATTTTGGGTTAGCTAGGGAAGCAACTGAGGGAAGTCATCACATCTCCACTAGGGTCATGGGAACTTTTGG GTATGTTGCCCCAGAATATGCAATGACAGGGCACCTACTTGTCAAGAGCGATGTTTATAGTTATGGCGTTGTGCTGCTGGAACTCCTCTCTGGAAGAAAACCGGTTGACATGCCCCACTCTCCGGGACAGGAGAATTTAGTAACATGGGCACGACCATTGCTAACGAGCAGAGAAGGCTTGCAGCAGTTGGTGGATCCCACCTTAGCTGGAACCCATGACTTTGACGACATGGCTAAAGTGGCAGCCATTGCTTCCATGTGCGTTCACCCTGAGGTGACCCACAGaccttttatgggtgaagttgTGCAGGCTCTAAAGCTGATATACAATGATAACGATGAGACTGGTGGGGACTGTTATAGTCAAAAGGAGTCTTCCGTCCAGGACTCTGACTTTAAAGGTGATCTTGCCCCATCTGATAGCAGTTGGTGGAATGCTGGTGGACTCACTCCCCGGATGAATTATGGGCATGCCTCTTCATTCATCACAATGGAGTATAGTTCTGGACCACTTGAAGATATGGAAAACAGACCGTTTTCAACTTCAAGTTTGGTAGGGGATGAGATATTGTTACCAATCAGACACGGCAATAGGTCAGGGCCGTTGAGAACAGTCCGAAGCAAGCCAGCATTCTACAGAGTAAGAGGAAGTAGGAGCGAGCACGGGGGACTGCTCTCGAAGAAGCGTGCTTGGAACGATGGCTTCTGGGTTTGA